ATAACGCCAGTCAACGCCGCGACGCCGCAACAGCGCGCCGGTCTCCTGCGCGACATCCGCGATGGTTGCCGGCATTTCCGGTTCGCCGACGATAGCGGGTTTTTCCGCACGAAAAATCCCGGCTTTCTCGCGGCCGATACTTTCGCGATCCGGCCCCAGCCAGTCAGTATGGTCAAGCGCGATGCTGGTAATTACCGCTACATCGGCATCCACAATGTTCGTGGCGTCCAGGCGCCCGCCCAACCCGACCTCCAGAATCACCACGTCAAGGTTAGCCTGTTTAAACAGCCACAATGCCGACAACGTGCCATATTCAAAATAGGTCAATGAAATATCGCCGCGCGCCGCTTCTATTTCCGCAAAGGATGCGGTATGCGCGGATTCCGCTAATTCTTTCCCCTGCACGCGCACGCGCTCGGTGTAACGTACCAGATGAGGCGAACTATAGACGCCCACACGGTATCCCGCCGCGATTAACACCGACTCCAGCGTGCGACAGGTCGTACCTTTGCCGTTGGTTCCCGCAACGGTAAAAACGAACGGCGCAGGCTTGAGGATGTCCAGACGCGCTGCCACCTGGCTTACGCGCTCAAGGCCTAAATCGATACTCTTGCTGTGCAGGTTTTCCAGATAAGAAAGCCACGAGGCCAGGGGCGACGCAGCTTGAGGTATAGATTTGTTTTTCATTGTTTACGCTGCTTCTTTACGGTGAAAAGCAAAAGGGCAGAGCCTGCGGCCCTGCCCTTTTCAGTTATCAGGCCTCAGACTCCTGATCCGGCGCCGGAGGCACCACCACGCCTTCACGCGGGGCGTCCGGGTTCGGCGCGGGCAGATTCATCAGCTTCGCCAGAATGCTCGCCAGCTTCAGGCGCATTTCCGGGCGGCGGACTATCATATCAATAGCGCCTTTTTCGATCAGGAACTCACTGCGCTGGAATCCTGGCGGCAGTTTTTCGCGAACGGTCTGTTCGATAACGCGCGGGCCGGCGAAGCCAATCAGAGCTTTTGGCTCGGCGATGTTGAGATCGCCCAGCATCGCAAAACTGGCGGAAACGCCGCCCATTGTCGGATCGGTCAATACCGAAATGTAGGGCAGACCACGTTCCTGCATTTTAGCCAGCGCCGCCGAGGTTTTCGCCATCTGCATCAGCGACATCAGCGCTTCTTGCATACGCGCGCCGCCGGAAGCAGAGAAACACACTAACGGACAGTTGTCTTCCAGCGCCTGTTCAACGGCGCGAACGAAGCGTGCGCCAACGACAGACCCCATTGAGCCGCCCATGAACGCGAATTCAAACGCGGCGGCGACAACCGGCATACCGTGAAGCGTCCCTTTCATGACCACCAGCGCGTCTTTCTCGCCGGTTTCTTTCTGCGCGGACGCCAGTCTGTCTTTATATTTTTTGGAGTCGCGGAACTTGAGCACGTCTTTTGGCTCCAGCTCGCTACCCAACTCCACAAGGGAACCTTCATCTAACAGGCTATGCAGGCGATTGCGCGCCGACATGCGCATATGATGGTCACACTTAGGACAGACCTCAAGATTACGTTCCAGCTCAGCGCGGTATAAAACCTGACCGCAGCTATCACACTTGGTCCACACCCCTTCAGGAATGCTAGCCTTGCGGGTGGGAGTAATGTTGCTTTTAATTCGTTCAATCCAGCTCATTGGTGACCTTTCTGCCTGAACCTTAGTCAGCTTTATTATAAGGGGCGCATAATGCCATTTTTGCCCCCAACAGACCATGAATGTTGCACATTAAAACATAACAGCCCGAAACTTTGGATAAAAAAGTGGTCGAACCGCTGAGTTACTTTCTATTTTGCGGCACGCGACGCAGCGCGCTTATGCCGGACAATCTCAATGACGCCAGGTAATATCGAAACCACGATAATCCCCACAATCAGCAGCTTAAGGTTATCCTGAATCAACGGTATCGTACCGAAGAAATAACCGGCGTAGGTAAAGAGCAGCACCCACAGCAGCGCGCCGATGACGTTATAGGCGGCAAAATGCCGATAGGACATGTGCCCCATCCCTGCCACAAACGGCGCAAAGGTTCTGACGATCGGCACGAAGCGAGCGAGAATGATAGTTTTACCGCCGTGTTTTTCATAAAACTGGTGGGTTTTATCCAGATAACTACGGCGGAAAATTTTCGAATTCGGATTACTGAACAGTTTTTCGCCGAACAGTCGACCAATCGTGTAATTTACCGCATCGCCGACAATTGCGGCGATCAGCATTAACGCCACCATGACATGCACATTGAGATCGTTGGTTTCCAGCGAAGCCAGCGCCCCGGCGACAAACAGCAGCGAGTCGCCCGGCAGGAACGGCGTGACGACCAGGCCGGTTTCACAAAACAGAATCAAAAACAAAATAGCGTACACCCAGACGCCGTACTCCGCGACCAGCTCCGCCAGATGCACATCGATGTGCAGAATAAAATCAATAATAAAGTAGATCAGGTCCATATTTGTCTTTGCCTTTCTACCCGACACGTTTCGGGTGTGCGATTCGGATTAGTCCGCCAGAAATAGCGGGCCCATTGGCGGTTTTGGAAGGTCAAACCGGTCAGGGTAATCCACCGCAACCAAATATAGCCCTTCCGCCTTCGCCGTTGCCGCCGCCAGCGTTCTGTCCCTGGCCGCTAACAGCTCTGCGATCCAGCTCTCCGGCTGGTTGTGAGCGCCTACTTCCAGCAGGCTGCCGACAATATTCCTGACCATATGATGAACAAAGGCATTCGCTTTGATATCGACCACCACATAAGGGCCGTGGCGGGTAACGTTGATGTGCATCACATTACGCCACGGCGTGCGCGACTGGCACTGCACTGCGCGAAACGAGGTAAAATCATTTTCGCCAAGCAGACACTGCGCCGCGCGATGCATCCGCTCTGCATCCAGCGGCTCATAGTAATGCGTCACGCCTTTTGCTAATACCGCAGGACGCAGTCGATGATTGTAGATGATATAGCGATAACGGCGAGCCGTAGCGCTAAATCGCGCGTGAAAATCATCCGGTACAGTTTTCACCCAGCGCACGGCAATGTCACCAGGCAAATTCGCATTTACCCCCAGCGTCCATGCCGCATCTTTGCGCAATGCGGTCGTTTCGAAATGGACAACCTGCCCGGTGCCGTGAACGCCGGCATCGGTACGCCCGGCGCAGAACACGTTAATAGGTTCATTTGCCACCTGCGAGAGCGCTTTTTCCAGCTTTTCCTGCACGCTGCGCACTTCATTCTGACGCTGCCAGCCATAATACTTGCTGCCGTCGTACTCAATACCCAGCGCAATTTTATAGACCGCCGATGATTGCTGTCCGGACATCAGTACAGATACTCCTGCACCAGCTTCTCCGCAATTTTAACGGCCATCAGCGCGCCGCCGAAACGCACGTTGTCCGCCACTGACCAGAACTGAATTTGTTCCGGCATACCGTAATCATTATGCACACAGCCAATAGAGAGCTGTGGATTGCCGGAAGCGTCGCCCACCTGCGTCGGGTAATCCGTCTCTTCTGACAGTACGATATCTTCACCGCGGGAAAATGCCTCGCGCGCCTCTTCCGCCGCCAGCGGACGGAGCGCTTCAAAGCTCACCATCTGCGCATGGCCATAGAACACCGGCGACTGCACGACACTGGCGGAGATCATCACGCCATCGTCCTGCAAAATTTTACGCACTTCATCGACGATACGACGTTCCTGGCGCACGCTGCCTTCCCGATCCGGCAGCAGCGGCAGCATATTGAACGCCAACTGGCGGCCAAAGAAATCATCTTCATCAATCGGTATGCCGTTAAGCAACTTCGCACTCTGTCCGGCCAGCGCATCGACCGCTTTTTTCCCCTGTGCGGACGCTGATAACATACTGGTGACGGCGATGCGCGACAGTCCCCCCTGATCGATTAACGGCTTGAGCGCCGCCAGCAGTTGACTGGTCAGACTATCGGCGACCGCAATCACGTTACGGTTACGGTAATCCGCCAGTACATACGGGTTAACTTCCGGCACGACCAGCGGCACATCAGGCTCCAGCGCGAACAGACCGCTGGAATCTATCACCAGGCAACCTGCATTAGTCGCGTCGTCTATCCAGGCAGCCGATGCCTCTGCGCCGGCAACGAAAAACGCCAACTGCGCCTGCGTCCAGTCAAAGTCCGCCGCATCCTGGACAATGACCGACTTGCCACCAAAACGGAGGTGCTCGCCCGCGCTTTCATGACGCGCCAACGCATAAATTTCACCGACCGGGAACTGGCGTTCAGCCAGTGTTTCAAGCAGGGCTTCGCCTACGGCGCCCGTTGCGCCCAGAATGGCAATGTTCCAGCCTTCAGACATGGTGATTTACTCCAGAAATACATAAGCGTCCCTGTCGCATTATTCGACAGGGAGCATTAAGAAGACATTAATGTGCCGGGTGATGAACAGCGTTAAAACCTAGCTTACACAGCAAGGCGGCTGCCGTTTCGTCGTCACACATCACGTATAAAGACGACCATTCACGGCGCTCAAGATAATTTTTACGCAATTTATCAAATTCACCCGGAATTCCAGCGACTTTACGCAGTGGCGCATCGTCGCGGCGCACATCATACACCAAATGCGCCAGTCTTTTCAGCGTCGGTTGATCCAGCGGGCCATGAAGCGTAATACGACCAAACTCAGGCGCAGGCAGTAATGTCTCCAGCGCGACACGCTGCTCGCGACCGATAAACGCGCTATACGCCTCAAAGACCTGGGTGGTGCCGCGCGCTTTGCCTTCCAGCGTATAGCCGGCAATATGCGACGTGCCGATATCCACGGCTTCCAGTAGCGCGACGTTAAGATCCGGTTCGCCCTCCCACACATCAAGCACCACGCTCAGCGGCTGCCCGGCATTAAGTCGCGCCAGCAACGCGGCGTTATCCACCACCGGACCGCGGCAGGCGTTAATGAGAATGGCGCCGGGTTTCAGTCGACGGATCAGCGTCTCATCGGCCAGATGCAGCGTTTTGTACGGTCCGTCTTTATAGAGCGGCGTATGGAAAGTCAGGACATCCGCTTCCTGCACCAGCTCATCCAGCGTACGAAAATCACCCTCGTCCCCGCGTGCGGCGCGTGGCGGATCGCACAGCAACGTGCGGATACCCAACGCTTCAAGCCTGGTCTGTAGCCGGCTTCCGACGTTACCCACGCCGACAATCCCTATAGTGCGATCGCGTAACGAAAAGCCGTCACGTTCGGCCAGCATCAACAGCGCGGAAAACACATACTCCACCACGGCGATAGCATTACAGCCGGGCGCGGCTGAAAAACCGATGCCCGCCTGCTTCAGCCATGCCTCATCCACATGATCGGTGCCTGCCGTAGCAGTACCAACGAAGTTAATCGGCGTGCCGCTCAGCAGCGATTCATTCACTTTCGTGACCGAACGCACCATTAACGCATCGGCATGGTTCAATTCTTCAACGGGGATCGGGCGACCCGGCACTGCCTTTACCTCACCCAGGCGGCTAAATAATTCGCGGGCGTAAGGCATATTTTCATCAACGAGAATTTTCACGACTGTCGTACCTGTTTGAGAACGAGAGTTAACCGGACAAGTGTGCCATAATCTGGCCGCCAGGCATATATTGCTCAGATTTATGGTTAAAGGATAATTAATTATGCATCCCATCTCCGGCGCCCCTGCACAGCCTCCAGGCGAAGGGCGTAATCCTCTTTCCGCTGCGAGCGAGCAGCCGCTTTCCATGCAACAGCGTACGGTACTGGAAAGGCTGATCACGCGCCTGATTTCACTGACCCAGCAGCAAAGCGCGGAAGTATGGGCCGGAATGAAACACGATCTGGGGATAAAAAATGACGCGCCGCTACTGTCGCGCCACTTCCCCGCCGCTGAACAGAATCTTACCCAGCGTCTGGGCGTAGCGCAGCAAAATCACGCCAATCGTCAGGTGCTTTCACAGCTAACAGAGCTGCTTGGCGTCGGAAATAATCGTCAGGCCGTCAGCGATTTTATCCGTCAGCAATACGGTCAAACCGCGCTTAGCCAGCTTACGCCCGATCAACTCAAAAACGTGCTGACGCTCCTGCAACAGGGGCAGCTTTCCATTCCGCAGCCGCAGCAACGTCCGGCAACGGATCGGCCATTATTGCCTGCTGAACATAATACGTTGAATCAGTTGGTGACGAAGCTGGCGGCCGCGACCGGCGAGTCAAACAAACTTATCTGGCAATCAATGCTGGAACTCTCCGGCGTGAAAAGCGGCGAGCTCATTCCGGCAAAACAGTTTACCCATCTGGCGACATGGCTACAGGCGCGGCAGACGCTGTCACTACAACACGCGCCTACGCTACATACGCTGCAGGCTGCGTTAAAACAACCGCTGGAACCGGACGAACTCACAGCGATCAAAGAGTATGCCCAACACACTTATCAAATTCAGCCGCAAACGGTGCTGACCACCGCCCAGGTGCAGGATTTACTTAACCATATTTTCCTGCGTCGCGTAGAGCGGGAGGCGGATGAGCTCGAACCGCTCTCTATTCAACCCATCTACCGCCCGTTTGCGCCGATGATTGAAACCGTGAAAAATCTGTCTGCGCGACCAGGCCTGTTGTTTATCGCGCTAATAATTGTACTGGCGCTTTTCTGGCTGGTTTCTTAACCGCGCCGGAACGATAATATCGTCACCAGGATGCCAACCACCGCGGAGATCGCTCCCGCGAGGAATACGGAAGGATAGCCGTATGACGTGGCCAGCATGCCCGCCAGCGGGCCGGTAACGCCGTAGGAGATATCCTGAAACGCGGCGTAGCCGCCGAGCGCCGTACCGCGTACCTGTGCAGGTACGCGTTTCACAACCTCCACGCCCAGCGCCGGGAAAATCAGTGAACACCCTGCCCCGGTGAGCGCCGCGCCTACCAGCGCTATCCAGGCCGTCGGCGCCAGCCACAAGAGCAGCAACCCTGCCGTCTCAACCAGCAATGAGACAACGGCGACCTTCACGCCGCCAAAGCGGTCCGGCATCCAACCGAACAATATGCGCATCAGTACAAACGCACCGCCAAACGCGGTCAGGGTGAATCCCGCCATCGTCCAGCCATTGCTGACAAAATAAAGTGAAATAAACGTACCGATGACGGCAAAGCCCACGCCCTGCAATGCCAGGCCCAGGCCCGGTTTCCAGATAAGCCCGACCACGCTCCACAGTGAAGGTCGCTCCCCCGTATACGCAGGCACTTTACGCACGGTGCCGTTGAATGCCCAGGCCAGCAGCGGTAAAACCATCGTCGTCCCCGCCAGCGCCGCGAAGCCAAAGTGGCTATGGATCAGCAAGCCCAACGGCGCACCGGCCGCCAGCGCGCCGTAAATCGCCATCCCGTTCCACGACATCACCTTACCGGAACGCGTTGGGCCAACCAGCCCCAGTCCCCAGGTCAGGGTTCCGGTCAGCAGCTGGCTTTCGCCAAATCCGAGGATCAAACGCCCGACAATAAGCAGCGCGAATTTTACTGGCGCGGAAACCGGCAACAGCGCGGCCAGGAGCCAGGCGGCGCCCGCCAGCCCGCAGGCAAGCATCCCCTGTAACGCCGATCGTTTAGCGCCATATTGATCCGCCAGCCGTCCGGCATAGCCGCGCGTCAGTACCGTCGCAAAAAACTGAATGCCCACGGCGATCCCAACCATCGTATTGCTATAGCCCAGTTCGTGATGAACAAAAAGCGGGATGACGGGTAACGGCAGGCCGACCGTCATATAGGTCAGGAAAACCGCAAAGGCGATGCGGAACAGCGAAAAATTCGCAGACGGGGTCGTTGTTTTTTGGCTAACTGCTGTCATGCATTACTCCAGAATGCAGAGTAAGGCGGGGAAAGGCCACGCCCCCCTCTACCTGAACGTCAGGATTAAGGTGCGTTGGATAACGTTAAACGCTTACGCATTATCGGAAGGATAATGTAGAAAGTGAAGTCTGCCTGTGAGACGCGAAACTTGTCAACCTTGAAATTGCAGCCAGGGTATCAACGTGGCGGCGTGTCATCAAACAGAAAGGGAAAGACCGCTTTCATCCCTCTCACCTTAAACCGTCCGGTCACCTGCTTGCGCTGTTCTGGCGTCAGTAACCTGAACATCATCTCCCAGATATCTTCAGGCTCCGCTTCCTGTAAGGAAATGGGTTCCGGCGTCGGTTCCTCTCCGCTGTCGTCCAGATAACGATGAACATAAAGAGGGAAAACAGATATATGAAACTCCTCGGCCTTTGATTTAACACGCTTACGCCTGACACCCTCTTTCCCTTCGCTGTACTTATACAAACGTTCGCGAACCGCAGGCTCGCTTCCCGGAAACCCCGGTAAGCCAAGACATTCCTTAACCGTGAACCATTCCTTTGCCATCGGTTTCTTTCCTTTCCCCTGATGAAATAAAAATATTTCTTCTTTTTCGCGAAATTTTGCTTTCTTTCTGGCACTATTCTCAGAGTGAAAAAGAAAGTAACTTTCTTTTTCTCGCGCTAATTTTTACCTTAAAAATATCGGTGCCGATAACACATCTTCTTAGGATTACAGAATGGAACCAAAAAGCCAAGACTGGCATCGTGCAGATATTAAAAGTGCACTTGAAAAAAGAGGTATTACGCTCAGAGATCTTTCTCGTCAGGCCGGTTTATCACCTGATTCACTGCGCAATGTCTTTACCCGTTCCTGGCCGAGAGCTGAACGGATTATTGCGGACGCGCTGGGCATCACGCCGAAAGAGATCTGGCCGTCGCGCTATGATGATATGCAAATAAAAAATGATGCCGATATCGCAGAATAATAGTTAATGCTGAATAAATTGGCTTTAACCTATCAATCTCAACAATTAATAAATATTTAAACTTATTATATTGAAAATAGTAATAGCACTATCTGTCATGCTTCCCGAATCAAATACTGTTAAAGCATTACGTCATTGCTATTACGTATTTTATTAACAGGAATCATTATGAGTTGGGATAAAAGAATGGCGGTTAATTATGCCAAAACGCATGCAGGTTCTCATTCTCAAGGCCGGTGTGCGGAATTTACCCGAAAGGCAATTCAGGCGGGCGGTATCACGCTGGGGCATACATATCATGCGAAAGATTATGGCCCAATGTTAAGAAGCGCCGGATTCACCGCTATTGGTACCTATGAAATGCCGCGCGAGGGTGACGTCATCATTATTCAACCTTACGCTGGCGGAAACCCGAGCGGTCACATGGCGATATACGATGGCACAGAGTGGTATTCAGATTTTAAACAACGCGATATGTGGGCCGGCCCGGGCTACCGGGCAGCCAGGCCCTCATATACCATCTACAGGAAGAATTAATGAAAACGTTCTCCCTTGTCGCGCTTATCCTGTTGCTTTGTAGTTGCTCTGCGCCTCATCACGACAGTACGCAGGCCGTGAAGCAGTTCTATACCTCATGGATGACGACGTTCACGAACGATGTGAATACCCCTGACGACACCACCGCCTTAATGCAACGTTACGTTGCTAAAGAGGTTATTCATCGCCTGGCGCTAATACAGTCCCTTTATGAACAGGAGATTGTGGGGGCAGATTATTTTATGTATGCGCAGGACTATGCGCCAGAGTGGATTCCACAGTTACGGGTTGGGAAGGCACACCCTTTCCTCGGCGGAGAAAAAGTGGATGTTCTGTTGGCTACAGAGTCAACGCCCATCCACCTGGAAGTTTATACCCGTTGGGAAGAGGGACGCTGGAAAATTTACCGCGTTCGGGATGCTGACAGGGGTTATGAACAGCCGATTTATGACGCAGGCGCCATCACCCAGGCTGAGGCCTGGTCAGCGAAAGTCGCGCCGGAATATAAGAAGCATTAAAAAAGGGAACCGCCATCGGTCTCTTGTTCGTACCGGAGAGGTTAAAGCGCCTCTTGCATCAGGCTCTTATTCCGTCGCTGAAAACAGTAAGCCGAAAACAACCCAGGCATTATTTAAAATATGAAGTATTATCGGTATCATTAGCCCACGGCTTCTCATTCGAACAACGCATAATATCGATGAAAAAACAAACAGATAAACAAAAGTCACCGCAAAGAGATATTGTGTATGCATAAATGCAAAAGCGAGTGAAGTAATAATAATACCGGAAGCTCTTGAGTACCGACCCCAACCGATACTGCTGTTTAATAAAAACCCTCTGAATATAATTTCCTCCGCCACAGGAGCCAGAAAGCACATCGCCAGCGTGTTAAGAAATTTATGAAGAAAAAATTGCCTTGATAACTCGGCCATCCAGGGTTCCGGGCCACTAAAAGCATTGTAGAGAACGGTAAGGCACACCAGGGCCAGCGCCGGAACAAAACACTCCACGAATGATAAGCGACCCAATGATAAAAACGGGTAATACTTTGAATAAATACTCCAGGCGGCAATCGCATAGACAAAAACAATACTATATATAAAAGGCGCAGCCAGACCTCCCAAATAAAGCCAGGCATAGGAAGGCGAAAATGAGGCAAAAACAAAAATGCCGAACAAACCAAATAAAACAGCCACACAACTCAAACTATGCCTAATTTTATCTAATGTATTAGTTGGCATTTATATAATATCCATATAATTTGTTGTTCCCTGAATGAAAAAACAGGTCGCATTAGCGACCTGTTTCATTGTTGATACTACAACGTAATAGTCAGGCTTACAACTTACGCATCACCAGCGTGGCGTTGGTGCCGCCAAAACCGAAGCTGTTAGACATTACGGTAGTCAGTTCACGCTCGGTCGTTTCGGTCACGATGTTCAGACCCGCAGCCTGCTCATCCAGCTCTTCGATGTTGATGCTCGGCGCGATAAAACCGTGCTCCAGCATCAGCAGAGAGTAGATGGCTTCCTGCACGCCAGCCGCACCCAGCGAGTGGCCGGTCATCGCTTTGGTCGCGGAGATAGCCGGGCTGTTATCGCCAAACACTTCACGGATTGCACCGAGTTCTTTCACGTCGCCTACCGGAGTAGAGGTACCGTGAGAGTTCAGGTAGTCGATCGGCGTGTCTACGCCGTGCATCGCCATCTGCATGCAACGTACTGCGCCTTCACCAGACGGAGCAACCATGTCTGCGCCATCGGATGTTGCGCCATAGCCGACGATTTCCGCATAGATATGCGCGCCGCGCGCCAGAGCGTGCTCCAGCTCTTCGACAACAACCATACCGCCACCGCCCGCGATGACAAACCCATCACGGTGCGCATCATAGGTACGGGACGCTTTTTCAGGCGTATCGTTATATTTGGTGGACAGTGCGCCCATCGCGTCGAACTCACAGGCCATTTCCCAGCACAGCTCTTCGCCGCCGCCAGCAAAAACGATGTCCTGTTTGCCCAGTTGGATCTGTTCAACCGCATTGCCGATACAGTGTGCGGAGGTCGCGCAAGCGGAGCTAATGGAGTAGTTCACGCCATAAATTTTAAACGGCGTAGCGAGGCAGGCGGAAACGCCGGATGCCATTGCTTTCGTCACCACATACGGGCCCACGGCTTTCAAACCACGCGGGCTACGCATGGCGTCTGCGCCAAAGACCTGGAATTTCGGGGAGCCGCCGCCGGAACCTGCAATCAGGCCGACACGCGGGTTATTCTGATAGACTTCCGGCGCCAGACCGGCGTCGGCCACTGCCTGCTCCATAGACAGATAAGCATAGATGGAGGCGTCGCTCATAAAGCGCACGACTTTGCGGTCAATGAGGCCAGTGGTATCCAGTTTTACGTTGCCCCATACCTGGCTACGCATGCCGGCGTCCTTCAGCTCCTGAGAGAAAGTGATCCCTGAACGTCCTTCACGCAGAGATGCCAGGACTTCCTGCTGGTTATTACCGATGCTGGAAACGATGCCCAGGCCAGTAATCACTGCACGTTTCATTCAATACCTCTGTAATTCGCACTATTTTTAAGTTTCGATTGGCACAATAGCGTACACTTGTACGCCGAACAAGTCCGATCAGCCATTTAGTACGGAAATTTGCGCCATCAGGCACACATCGTTAAGATCGCGATACCGCCCGTCAGACGAGTAACTTACGTGAAACAATACGCCATACAACCCGCCACACTCGAATTTAACGCTGAGGGTACACCTGTTTCCCGAGATTTTGATGATGTCTATTTTTCTAATGACAATGGACTCGAAGAGACACGCTACGTTTTTCTTGGCGGCAATCGTCTTGCGGAGCGATTTCCCGTACATTCACATCCATTATTTATAGTCGCGGAAAGCGGTTTTGGCACCGGACTCAACTTCCTGACGCTGTGGCAGGCGTTTGACAGCTTTCGTTCTGCGCACCCACAGGCGACGCTGCAAAGGTTACATTTCATCAGTTTTGAGAAATTCCCGTTAACGCGCGACGATCTGGCGCTGGCGCACCAACACTGGCCGGAGCTCGCGCCCTGGGCAGAGCAGCTGCAGGCGCAATGGCCGCTGCCGCTCCCGGGGTGCCACCGCCTATTGCTGGATCGGGGCCGGGTGACACTGGATTTGTGGTTTGGCGATATTAATGAATTGACCGACCAACTGGACGCCACGCTAAATCAAACAGTCGACGCCTGGTTCCTCGACGGTTTTGCCCCGGCGAAAAATCCGGATATGTGGACGCCAAACCTGTTTAACGCGATGGCGCGGCTGGCGCGGCCCGGCGCAACGCTGGCGACGTTTACCTCGGCGGGTTTCGTCCGTCGGGGATTGCAGGAAGCCGGTTTTACCATGCAAAAACGCAAAGGCTTCGGGCGTAAACGCGAGATGCTTTGTGGAGTGATGGAACAACACCTCATGCCGACCCTTTCCGCGCCCTGGTTTTACCGCAGTGGAAGCGAAAAACGTGAAACGGCGATCATTGGCGGCGGCATTGCCAGCGCGCTGTTATCACTGGCGTTACTGCGTCGCGGCTGGCAGGTGACGCTCTATTGCGCAGATGATCAGCCCGCCCAGGGCGCTTCCGGTAATCGACAGGGCGCGCTTTATCCGCTCCTTAGCAAACATGACGCCGCCATTAATCGCTTTTTCCCGACCGCATTCACCTTTGCCCGTCGCCTGTATGATGCCCTGCCCGTCTCTTTTGATCATGACTGGTGCGGCGTAACGCAGCTCGGATGGGATGAGAAAAGCCAGCAGAAAATTGCCCAGATGCTGTCCCTGGCGCTGCCCGCCGGACTGGCCTCGGCGCTCAATGCCGAAGAGGCGGAACAGGCGGTTGGCGTGACGACACGCTGCGGAGGAATTACCTATCCGGCAGGCGGCTGGCTGTGCCCGGAACAATTAACTCGCGCAGTCATCGCACTGGCGACCGAACAGGGTTTACAAACGCGCTTTCGCCATACGCTCACGTCGCTCGTTGCGCAGGA
This DNA window, taken from Salmonella enterica subsp. enterica serovar Typhimurium str. LT2, encodes the following:
- the folC gene encoding dihydrofolate synthase (multifunctional; contains formylTHF polyglutamate synthase activity; similar to E. coli dihydrofolate:folylpolyglutamate synthetase; dihydrofolate synthetase (AAC75375.1); Blastp hit to AAC75375.1 (422 aa), 87% identity in aa 4 - 422), translating into MKNKSIPQAASPLASWLSYLENLHSKSIDLGLERVSQVAARLDILKPAPFVFTVAGTNGKGTTCRTLESVLIAAGYRVGVYSSPHLVRYTERVRVQGKELAESAHTASFAEIEAARGDISLTYFEYGTLSALWLFKQANLDVVILEVGLGGRLDATNIVDADVAVITSIALDHTDWLGPDRESIGREKAGIFRAEKPAIVGEPEMPATIADVAQETGALLRRRGVDWRYEVTATHWAFTDGDGTLAGLPLPQVPQPNAATALAALRASRLNIDEQAIRDGIAQATLPGRFQIVSESPRVIFDVAHNPHAAEYLTGRLKMLPKRGRVLAVIGMLHDKDIAGTLAWLKSVVDDWYCAPLEGPRGATAEQLLEHLGKGNVYDSVAQAWQAAIDAAQPEDTVLVCGSFHTVAHVMEVIDAGRIGGE
- the accD gene encoding acetylCoA carboxylase, beta subunit (similar to E. coli acetylCoA carboxylase, carboxytransferase component, beta subunit (AAC75376.1); Blastp hit to AAC75376.1 (304 aa), 98% identity in aa 1 - 304); its protein translation is MSWIERIKSNITPTRKASIPEGVWTKCDSCGQVLYRAELERNLEVCPKCDHHMRMSARNRLHSLLDEGSLVELGSELEPKDVLKFRDSKKYKDRLASAQKETGEKDALVVMKGTLHGMPVVAAAFEFAFMGGSMGSVVGARFVRAVEQALEDNCPLVCFSASGGARMQEALMSLMQMAKTSAALAKMQERGLPYISVLTDPTMGGVSASFAMLGDLNIAEPKALIGFAGPRVIEQTVREKLPPGFQRSEFLIEKGAIDMIVRRPEMRLKLASILAKLMNLPAPNPDAPREGVVVPPAPDQESEA
- the dedA gene encoding putative DedA family (similar to E. coli orf, hypothetical protein (AAC75377.1); Blastp hit to AAC75377.1 (219 aa), 96% identity in aa 1 - 219), with amino-acid sequence MDLIYFIIDFILHIDVHLAELVAEYGVWVYAILFLILFCETGLVVTPFLPGDSLLFVAGALASLETNDLNVHVMVALMLIAAIVGDAVNYTIGRLFGEKLFSNPNSKIFRRSYLDKTHQFYEKHGGKTIILARFVPIVRTFAPFVAGMGHMSYRHFAAYNVIGALLWVLLFTYAGYFFGTIPLIQDNLKLLIVGIIVVSILPGVIEIVRHKRAASRAAK
- the truA gene encoding pseudouridylate synthase I (similar to E. coli pseudouridylate synthase I (AAC75378.1); Blastp hit to AAC75378.1 (270 aa), 96% identity in aa 1 - 270), which translates into the protein MSGQQSSAVYKIALGIEYDGSKYYGWQRQNEVRSVQEKLEKALSQVANEPINVFCAGRTDAGVHGTGQVVHFETTALRKDAAWTLGVNANLPGDIAVRWVKTVPDDFHARFSATARRYRYIIYNHRLRPAVLAKGVTHYYEPLDAERMHRAAQCLLGENDFTSFRAVQCQSRTPWRNVMHINVTRHGPYVVVDIKANAFVHHMVRNIVGSLLEVGAHNQPESWIAELLAARDRTLAAATAKAEGLYLVAVDYPDRFDLPKPPMGPLFLAD
- the usg gene encoding putative aspartate-semialdehyde dehydrogenase (similar to E. coli putative PTS system enzyme II A component (AAC75379.1); Blastp hit to AAC75379.1 (337 aa), 89% identity in aa 1 - 337): MSEGWNIAILGATGAVGEALLETLAERQFPVGEIYALARHESAGEHLRFGGKSVIVQDAADFDWTQAQLAFFVAGAEASAAWIDDATNAGCLVIDSSGLFALEPDVPLVVPEVNPYVLADYRNRNVIAVADSLTSQLLAALKPLIDQGGLSRIAVTSMLSASAQGKKAVDALAGQSAKLLNGIPIDEDDFFGRQLAFNMLPLLPDREGSVRQERRIVDEVRKILQDDGVMISASVVQSPVFYGHAQMVSFEALRPLAAEEAREAFSRGEDIVLSEETDYPTQVGDASGNPQLSIGCVHNDYGMPEQIQFWSVADNVRFGGALMAVKIAEKLVQEYLY